From one Pempheris klunzingeri isolate RE-2024b chromosome 9, fPemKlu1.hap1, whole genome shotgun sequence genomic stretch:
- the cd74a gene encoding CD74 molecule, major histocompatibility complex, class II invariant chain a, which produces MANSAEDAPMARGSLAGSEEALILPGTPRRDSNSRALKVTGLVTLACLLLASQVFTAYMVFNQKQQIHSLQRNSERLGKQLTHSPKALAPMRMHMPMNSFPLLRDFTSEDDTKPAEKPETKVQDTVVSVEKQVKDLMEDTKLPHFNQTFLANLLSLKQHMNESEWKSFESWMRYWLIFQMAQQNPVPPTAAPASLIKTKCQLEASPGHGKIGSYKPQCDEQGRYKPMQCWSATGFCWCVDETGTVIEGTAIRGRPDCQRRVPFPHRGMMAPSLMQKISVVDDE; this is translated from the exons ATGGCCAACTCTGCAGAAGATGCTCCCATGGCCAGAGGCAGCCTGGCAGGCAGTGAGGAGGCTCTGATTCTCCCCGGAACACCCAGGAG GGACTCCAACAGTCGTGCTTTGAAGGTGACAGGCCTGGTAACCCTGGCATGTCTGCTGCTGGCCAGTCAGGTCTTCACTGCCTATATGGTGTTCAACCAGAAGCAGCAGATCCACTCGCTGCAGAGGAACTCAGAGAGGCTGGGAAAACAGCTGACCCACTCACCCAAGG CTTTGGCTCCAATGAGGATGCACATGCCCATGAACAGCTTTCCTCTGCTAAGGGACTTCACCTCAGAGGATGACACAAAGCCAGCTGAGAAACCCGAAACC AAAGTGCAGGACACTGTTGTCAGTGTGGAGAAACAGGTGAAGGACCTAATGGAG GACACCAAGCTGCCGCACTTCAACCAGACCTTCCTGGCCAACCTGCTTAGCCTGAAGCAGCACATGAATGAGAGCGAATGGAAG AGCTTCGAGTCCTGGATGCGTTACTGGCTGATCTTCCAGATGGCCCAGCAGAATCCTGTCCCCCCAACAGCTGCGCCAG CCTCATTGATCAAGACCAAATGCCAGCTGGAGGCTTCACCCGGACACGGCAAGATCGGTTCCTACAAGCCCCAGTGCGACGAGCAGGGCCGCTACAAGCCTATGCAGTGCTGGTCCGCCACCGGCTTCTGCTGGTGTGTGGACGAGACTGGCACAGTCATCGAAGGCACCGCCATTCGTGGCCGCCCAGACTGTCAGAGAAGAG tGCCATTTCCTCATCGTGGGATGATGGCACCCAGTCTGATGCAGAAGATCTCTGTTGTTGATG atGAGTGA
- the LOC139207526 gene encoding bifunctional heparan sulfate N-deacetylase/N-sulfotransferase 1-like, which translates to MLGCVTRVRRLVRLLPLQTSLLLLFLFCTVSVFISAYFLYGVKRELEPSGVGVSGAEGASADSDDPRVTPSRLLPLRSVSGGPGVDPGVARTDPVVLVFVESQYSQLGQEIVAILESGRFRYRTEISPGKGDMPTLTDKERGRFTLVIYENILKYVNLDAWNRELLDKYCVEYGVGIIGFFKANENSLLSAQLKGFPLFLHSNLGLKDCTVNPKSPLLFITRSGQPLPGPLPGDDWTVFQSNHSTYEPVLLAKTQSAESVASIGQNAALLPSVVQDLGLHDGIQRVLFGNNLVFWLHKLVFVDAVAFLTGKRLSLSLERYLLVDIDDIFVGKEGTRMKVPDVKALLETQRELRTHVPNFTFNLGFSGKFFHAGSDEEDLGDDLLLSYVKEFWWFPHMWSHMQPHLFHNQSVLAEQMLLNKKFAMEHGIPTNMGYAVAPHHSGVYPVHMQLYDAWKKVWGIKVTSTEEYPHLKPARFRRGFIHSGISVLPRQTCGLFTHTIFYKDYPGSPNELDKLINGGELFLTVLLNPISIFMTHLSNYGNDRLGLYTFKSLMMFVQTWTNLRMQTLPPVQLAQKYFSLFPSERDPLWQDPCEDKRHKDIWSKEKTCDRFPKLLVIGPQKTGTTALYLFLGMHPDLTSNYPSKETFEEIQFFNGHNYHRGIDWYMEYFPLPSNTSSDYYFEKSANYFDSEVAAQRAAALLPKAKIITILINPADRAYSWYQHQRAHDDPVALKYSFHDVITAGHDAPVKLRVLQNRCLVPGWYAIHLERWLNYYHSSQLLVLDGQMLKTEPASVMDKIQKYLSLINIINYHKILAFDPKKGFWCQLLEGGKTKCLGKSKGRRYPDMDPVSQAFLREYYRDHNIELSKLLYRMGQPLPSWLREELVHTR; encoded by the exons ATGCTGGGATGTGTGACACGAGTCCGTCGGCTGGTCCGTCTCCTCCCCCTGCagacctccctcctcctcctcttcctcttctgcacCGTCAGCGTCTTCATCTCTGCCTACTTCCTCTATGGCGTCAAGCGGGAGCTGGAGCCGTCGGGAGTGGGCGTGTCCGGGGCCGAGGGAGCATCTGCAGACTCGGATGACCCGAGGGTCACTCCGTCCCGCCTGCTACCTTTGCGGAGCGTCTCAGGGGGCCCTGGGGTGGATCCCGGAGTGGCCAGGACAGATCCTGTGGTTCTGGTGTTTGTGGAAAGCCAGTATTCTCAACTGGGTCAGGAGATTGTGGCAATCCTGGAGTCTGGCAGGTTCAGGTACCGGACAGAGATCTCTCCCGGTAAAGGGGACATGCCCACAttgacagacaaagagagagggcgTTTCACACTAGTGATTTACGAGAACATTCTCAAGTATGTTAACTTGGATGCCTGGAACCGAGAGCTGCTGGACAAATACTGTGTGGAATATGGAGTGGGCATCATTGGCTTCTTCAAG GCCAATGAAAACAGTCTGCTCAGTGCACAGCTGAAAGGCTTCCCCCTCTTTCTTCACTCTAACTTGGGTCTGAAGGACTGCACAGTCAACCCCAAGTCCCCCCTGCTCTTTATCACTCGATCCGGGCAGCCCCTGCCAGGTCCCCTCCCTGGGGATGACTGGACCGTTTTCCAGTCCAACCACTCAACATACGAGCCTGTGTTGCTGGCCAAGACCCAATCAGCTGAGAGTGTTGCATCGATTGGGCAGAACGCTGCTCTGCTCCCATCTGTGGTTCAAGACCTAGGGCTCCACGATGGTATCCAGAGGGTCCTGTTCGGCAACAACTTGGTCTTCTGGCTGCACAAGCTGGTGTTTGTGGACGCTGTGGCCTTTCTGACAGGGAAGAGGCTCTCGTTGTCCCTGGAGCGCTACCTCCTGGTGGACATAGATGACATCTTTGTCGGCAAAGAGGGCACGCGCATGAAGGTGCCTGATGTAAAG GCCCTGCTGGAGACACAAAGGGAGCTGCGCACCCATGTGCCCAACTTCACCTTCAATCTGGGCTTCTCAGGGAAATTCTTTCATGCTG GATCCGATGAGGAGGACCTGGGAGACGACCTCCTTCTTTCCTATGTGAAGGAGTTCTGGTGGTTCCCTCACATGTGGAGCCACATGCAGCCCCATCTATTCCACAACCAGTCCGTGCTGGCCGAACAGATGCTGCTCAACAAGAAATTTGCCATG GAACACGGGATCCCCACTAACATGGGCTATGCGGTGGCGCCCCACCACTCTGGCGTCTACCCTGTTCACATGCAGCTGTACGACGCCTGGAAGAAGGTTTGGGGCATCAAGGTGACCAGCACAGAGGAATACCCACACCTGAAGCCTGCCCGCTTCCGGCGAGGTTTCATCCACAGCGGCATCAGC GTGCTGCCCAGGCAGACGTGTGGtcttttcacacacaccatcttcTATAAAGACTACCCAGGCAGTCCGAATGAGCTGGACAAGCTCATCAATGGAGGAGAACTCTTCCTCACGGTTCTACTGAACCCC ATTAGTATCTTCATGACCCATTTGTCCAACTATGGGAATGACCGCCTCGGACTGTACACCTTCAAAAGCCTGATGATGTTCGTCCAGACATGGACCAACCTGAGGATGCAGACCCTACCACCTGTTCAGCTGGCTCAGAAATACTTCAGCCTGTTCCCCTCCGAGAGAGATCCCCTGTGGCAG GATCCTTGTGAGGACAAAAGGCACAAGGACATCTGGTCCAAAGAGAAAACATGTGACCGCTTCCCCAAACTGCTCGTCATTGGGCCTCAGAAGACAG GCACGACGGCACTCTACCTGTTTCTTGGCATGCACCCCGACCTTACCAGTAACTACCCAAGCAAGGAGACCTTTGAGGAAATCCAGTTCTTCAACGGGCACAACTACCACAGAGGCATTGATTG GTATATGGAGTACTTCCCTCTGCCCTCCAACACCAGTTCAGACTACTACTTCGAGAAGAGTGCCAACTACTTTGACTCTGAGGTGGCTGCTCAGAGGGCTGCAGCTCTCCTGCCTAAAGCCAAgatcatcaccatcctcatcaaTCCAGCAGACAGAGCTTACTCTTGGTACCAG CACCAAAGAGCCCACGATGACCCGGTGGCATTGAAATACTCCTTCCATGACGTCATCACTGCAGGCCATGACGCTCCAGTCAAACTACGTGTCCTCCAGAACCGCTGTCTGGTGCCAGGCTGGTACGCCATCCACCTGGAGCGCTGGCTCAACTACTACCACTCCAGCCAG TTGTTAGTCTTGGATGGACAGATGCTGAAGACTGAGCCTGCATCAGTCATGGATAAAATCCAGAAGTATTTGAGCCTGATTAACATCATCAACTACCACAAGATCCTGGC GTTCGATCCTAAGAAAGGCTTCTGGTGTCAGCtgctggagggagggaagacCAAGTGTTTGGGAAAGAGTAAAGGGCGCAGGTACCCTGACATGGACCCTGTG TCCCAGGCGTTCCTGAGGGAGTACTACAGGGATCACAACATTGAGCTGTCCAAGCTGCTCTACAGGATGGGTCAGCCGCTGCCCAGCTGGCTCAGAGAAGAACTGGTCCACACCAGGTAG